The Microbacterium horticulturae region TCTGCTCGGCGTCGGCGACGAAGTCGGCGTTGCGCCAGTCCTCGATCCGCATGATGCCGGCCATGGCTATCAGCACGTTCAGGTCGGGATGCGCGGCGATGACCTCGTCCGCGGCCTGACGGATGCTCTCGGGGTCGGCGGTGTCGATGCGGACGGTGTCGAAGCGGTGCTCGGCGCGCAGCTGTGCGAGCACGTCGGTGCGGCGCCCGCCGATGACGACGGTGTTCCCCGCGGCCTGCAGACGGAGCGCGAGGGCCAGGCCGATGCCACTGGTCGCGCCGGGGATGAAGACGGTGTTTCCTCTGGTGTCCATGTCTCCACCATCTGCGGCATCCCCCCGCCGTGTAAGAGACCCGTCGATCGGGGGATTCGCGATCCCTGGTTGCCGCGGTGGCGACGCCCCAGAATGGAGGGCATGGACCGTACCGGCCTCGCCGCTTTTCTCCGCACGCGCCGCGAGGCGCTGCAGCCCGGCGACGTCGGACTGCCCGACGGCGCGCGGCGGCGCGCGCCCGGCCTGCGCCGCGAAGAGGTGGCGCAGCTGACGGGCATGTCGGTCGACTATTACACGCGGCTCGAGCAGAGCCGGGGACCGCAGCCGAGTGAGCAGATGCTCGCGGCGCTCGCCCGCGCGCTGCGGCTGACCGACGACGAGCGCGACTACCTGTTCCGAGTCGCCGGGCACACCGCGCCCGACCGGCTGGGGTCGCTCCCCCACGTCGCGCCGGCGCTGCTGCGAGTACTCGACCGGCTCGACGACACCCCGGCGATGGTGCTGTCGAACCTCGGCGAGCAGCTCGTCGCCAACCGGATGGCACAGGCGCTGTTCGGCGACGTCTCGGCGCGCACAGGGCTTGCCCGCAGCGACGTCTTCCGCTGGTTCACCGAGCCTGCCTCGCGCGAGGTGTACCCCGAGGATGACCGAGCCCGCCAGTCACGCGCGCTGGTCGCGAACCTGCGCGTCGCGTACGGGGCGATGGGGCCGCGGTCGCGTGCCGGCGAGCTCGTACGCGCGCTGCAGGCGGCCAGCGACGAGTTCGCCGGGTTGTGGGAGCGGCACGAGGTCGCCAAGCGGTTCGAAGATCACAAGACGCTCGTGCACCCCGAGCTGGGGCCGATCGAGCTGGACTGCCAGGTGCTGTTCACCGAGGACCAGGCGCAGGCTCTCCTCGTGCTCACCGCCGCGCCGCACACCGTGGCTGCGCAGAAGCTCGAGCTGCTGTCGGTGCTGGGCACCCAGCGGTTCGGCTGAGGGCGCGCAGCACGGCGACTCGATTTGCCGTGCACAGCGTCGGCGTTCCGCCCCGACACGCCGTCATCCGCGCGTGGGGTGACCCGCTTTTGCTGGACAGGGTCCGTTGTTTTGATCATGCCACGTGCTGTAGTTGCTCGAGGTGTTCGGCGGGGGTGTGGTAGTCGAGGCTCTCGTGGAGTCGTTCGTTGTTGTATCGGGCGACGTACTCGTCCACGGCCGCGGCGGCGTCTTGGCGGTTCAGGAACGTGACACGGTCCAGGTGCTCGCTCTTCAGCTTCGAGAAGAACGATTCGGCAACCGCGTTGTCCCAGCACTGGTAGTGGGCACCCATCGATCGGCGGATTCGGTGCCCGCACGCCCGGGCGAACGCCCGGGAACGGTATTGGATGCCGTGGTCGGAGTGGAAGATCGCGTCGGGCGCGACGATCCCGGTCGCCCGGGCCCGACTCAGTGCCTGGATGACCAGCTTTGCTGTCTGAGTGCGTGCGCACGCGTAGCCGAGGACCATCCGGGTGGCCACGTCGATGACCGTCGCCATATACAGCCATCCCTGCCCGGTGGGGATGTAGGTGATGTCGGAGACGAGGATCTCGCCCGGCTCGTCGGAAGTGAACTCACGCCCCACCAGATCCGGCGGATCCGCGGGACGCGCTTGGCGTTGCTTTGCCCGCTGGAACTGGCGTTGCGCGATGAACCCGACCATGCCGTGAACCCGCATATACCGGGCGATCGTCTTCCGGTCGCGGACGATGCCCCGCCGGGCCAAGGTCGCCGTCACCTTCCGATACCCGTCCATGCAGCCCGTGCTGGTGAACGCGTCATCGATCTGCAAGACCAGTTCGGTGCGTGCCTGCCGGGCCGCCGATCCACTCATCCACTCGTAATACGCCGACCGCGACACCTCCAGTCGCTGGCACAGGTACGCGACAGGGAAGTGCTCCCTCAACCGGGTGATCACCGCGTACCGTTCGGTCCGTGATCGCGTTCCCGGAGGAGGGCACCCGCTTTTTTTAGGAACTCGACCTCACGCCGCAGCGAGGCGTTCTCCCGCTGCAACCGCAACAGCTCCGTCACACGTTCCGGGGACATCGTCCCGTCCGGATCGATCTCCGCACGCTTCGCTTTCGCGATCCACGCTTCCAGCGTGCGAGGCACCATCTTCAGCTCCTCAGCCGCTTTCTGCGCCGATAACCCCGACTCCCGGTAGAACGCGACCGCTGCAGCCCTCTGCTCCGGCGTAGGCCGCTTCTTACGCTCTTTCACACTCACAGTCTCCAATCTTCGGAAGACTGTCCGGCAAACCCGGGTCACCCCAGCGTTTCGCGCGGCGTTTCGTCCCCAATCCCCGACGGCGTGTACGGGGGCCGCGGCATCCACCCACATGCGGCCACCTCGCTCAGGAGGCCGGATGCAGGCGGGCGGATGCCGCGGCCTCGGCCGCTCCCCGACCCCACCGGAACGGCGACACGGTGCGGTCGCCGGCAATCCAGAAGCGCCACGGGAACGCGTCGGTGCCGGCCACCCCGGCGATACCCACGCGCGGGCCTGCCGCAACCGGATCGAGGGGCTCATCGCGCAGCAGCAGGCTGGCGACGGCGCCGCCACGCGGCATCCCGTCGACCACGTCGATCCCGTCGTGCAGCGCGTGTTGCAGGCCCATGGCGTCGCCGAGACGTCCCGGCCCGCGGGCGAGTTCGCGATCGGTGCGCGCGGCAGGGCGACGCACCCGCGCGAGCTCGAGACCGTCGACCACCTCGCCAGCGCGCAGCAGGATTCCCCCGGCCTCGCCTTCGGCCCCGCAGACGACGTTGACACAGGAGTGGATGCCGTGGCTCAGGTACACGTAGAGATGCCCGGGCTCGCCCCACATCGTGGCGTTGCGCTTGGTGTATCCCATCCGCGCGTGTGACCCGGGATCGGGCACCGGACCGGTGCCCTTGCCGTGGTACGCCTCGACCTCGGTGATGCGCAGCGCGACCGTCTCGTCGCCGAGGGCGACGGTGAGGATGCCGCCCAGCAGCCGCGGGGCGACCTCGAGAGGCAGCGGCTGAAGCTCGTCGCGCGTCGCGGCGTGGAACGACGCCGCACGAGCGGGCGCTGGTTCGGAGAGCTGATCTGTCATGG contains the following coding sequences:
- a CDS encoding helix-turn-helix transcriptional regulator, producing MDRTGLAAFLRTRREALQPGDVGLPDGARRRAPGLRREEVAQLTGMSVDYYTRLEQSRGPQPSEQMLAALARALRLTDDERDYLFRVAGHTAPDRLGSLPHVAPALLRVLDRLDDTPAMVLSNLGEQLVANRMAQALFGDVSARTGLARSDVFRWFTEPASREVYPEDDRARQSRALVANLRVAYGAMGPRSRAGELVRALQAASDEFAGLWERHEVAKRFEDHKTLVHPELGPIELDCQVLFTEDQAQALLVLTAAPHTVAAQKLELLSVLGTQRFG
- a CDS encoding IS3 family transposase, which codes for MITRLREHFPVAYLCQRLEVSRSAYYEWMSGSAARQARTELVLQIDDAFTSTGCMDGYRKVTATLARRGIVRDRKTIARYMRVHGMVGFIAQRQFQRAKQRQARPADPPDLVGREFTSDEPGEILVSDITYIPTGQGWLYMATVIDVATRMVLGYACARTQTAKLVIQALSRARATGIVAPDAIFHSDHGIQYRSRAFARACGHRIRRSMGAHYQCWDNAVAESFFSKLKSEHLDRVTFLNRQDAAAAVDEYVARYNNERLHESLDYHTPAEHLEQLQHVA
- a CDS encoding transposase, with the translated sequence MKERKKRPTPEQRAAAVAFYRESGLSAQKAAEELKMVPRTLEAWIAKAKRAEIDPDGTMSPERVTELLRLQRENASLRREVEFLKKAGALLRERDHGPNGTR
- a CDS encoding DNA-3-methyladenine glycosylase, coding for MTDQLSEPAPARAASFHAATRDELQPLPLEVAPRLLGGILTVALGDETVALRITEVEAYHGKGTGPVPDPGSHARMGYTKRNATMWGEPGHLYVYLSHGIHSCVNVVCGAEGEAGGILLRAGEVVDGLELARVRRPAARTDRELARGPGRLGDAMGLQHALHDGIDVVDGMPRGGAVASLLLRDEPLDPVAAGPRVGIAGVAGTDAFPWRFWIAGDRTVSPFRWGRGAAEAAASARLHPAS